One Paracidovorax avenae ATCC 19860 genomic region harbors:
- the tuf gene encoding elongation factor Tu: MAKGKFERTKPHVNVGTIGHVDHGKTTLTAAIATVLSAKFGGEAKKYDEIDAAPEEKARGITINTAHVEYETANRHYAHVDCPGHADYVKNMITGAAQMDGAILVCSAADGPMPQTREHILLARQVGVPYIIVFLNKCDMVDDEELLELVEMEVRELLDKYDFPGDDTPIVRGSAKLALEGDKGPLGEQAIDKLAEALDTYIPTPERAVDGAFLMPVEDVFSISGRGTVVTGRVERGIIKVGEEIEIVGIRDTQKTTCTGVEMFRKLLDQGQAGDNVGLLLRGTKREDVERGQVLCKPGSIKPHTHFTAEVYVLSKDEGGRHTPFFNNYRPQFYFRTTDVTGAIELPADKEMVMPGDNVSITVKLINPIAMEEGLRFAIREGGRTVGAGVVAKIIA, encoded by the coding sequence ATGGCAAAAGGTAAGTTCGAACGTACCAAGCCCCACGTGAACGTGGGCACGATCGGCCACGTGGACCATGGCAAGACGACGCTGACGGCAGCGATCGCCACGGTGCTGTCCGCCAAGTTCGGCGGCGAAGCCAAGAAGTACGACGAAATCGACGCAGCGCCCGAAGAAAAGGCCCGCGGCATCACCATCAACACCGCACACGTGGAATACGAGACGGCCAACCGCCACTACGCCCACGTGGACTGCCCCGGCCACGCCGACTACGTCAAGAACATGATCACCGGTGCCGCCCAGATGGACGGCGCCATCCTGGTGTGCTCGGCCGCCGACGGCCCGATGCCCCAGACGCGCGAGCACATCCTGCTGGCCCGCCAGGTGGGCGTGCCCTACATCATCGTGTTCCTGAACAAGTGCGACATGGTGGATGACGAAGAGCTGCTCGAGCTCGTCGAAATGGAAGTGCGCGAACTCCTCGACAAGTACGACTTCCCCGGCGACGACACCCCCATCGTGCGCGGCTCGGCCAAGCTGGCCCTCGAAGGCGACAAGGGCCCCCTGGGCGAGCAAGCCATCGACAAGCTGGCTGAAGCCCTGGACACCTACATCCCGACGCCTGAGCGCGCCGTGGACGGTGCCTTCCTGATGCCCGTGGAAGACGTGTTCTCCATCTCCGGTCGCGGTACCGTGGTGACGGGTCGTGTCGAGCGCGGCATCATCAAGGTCGGCGAAGAAATCGAAATCGTGGGCATCCGCGACACGCAGAAGACCACCTGCACGGGCGTGGAAATGTTCCGCAAGCTGCTGGACCAGGGCCAGGCTGGCGACAACGTCGGCCTGCTGCTGCGCGGCACGAAGCGTGAAGACGTCGAGCGCGGCCAGGTGCTGTGCAAGCCCGGCTCCATCAAGCCGCACACCCACTTCACGGCTGAGGTGTACGTGCTGTCGAAGGACGAAGGCGGCCGCCACACGCCCTTCTTCAACAACTACCGTCCGCAGTTCTACTTCCGCACGACCGATGTGACCGGCGCCATCGAGCTGCCGGCCGACAAGGAAATGGTCATGCCCGGCGACAACGTGTCGATCACCGTCAAGCTGATCAACCCCATCGCCATGGAAGAAGGCCTGCGCTTCGCCATCCGCGAAGGCGGCCGTACGGTCGGCGCCGGCGTCGTGGCCAAGATCATTGCCTGA
- the gshB gene encoding glutathione synthase, with protein sequence MNILFVADPVEHFKIYKDTTFSMMREAQRRGHVVSVCEPGHIRWEQGRKVTARVRDLHLTGDAQAWFTVAGEREAELSGFGAVLMRKDPPFDSEYFYATHLLEQAERERARVFNRPRALRDHPEKLAIMEFPDLIGPTLVTRDAGDIRRFHSEHGDIILKPLDGMGGMGIFRVKADGLNLGSIIETLNHDGAQTVMVQKFLPEISEGDKRVLIIGGEPVPYCLARIPQGSEVRGNLAAGGKGVARALTARDVEIGRRLGPVLLERGMLLAGVDVIGDCVTEINVTSPTCFLEIFDQTGCDVPSLFVDALEKQLNLR encoded by the coding sequence ATGAACATTCTTTTCGTTGCCGATCCGGTCGAACACTTCAAGATCTACAAGGACACCACGTTCTCGATGATGCGGGAAGCCCAGCGCCGGGGGCATGTGGTGAGCGTTTGCGAGCCGGGCCACATCCGCTGGGAGCAGGGACGCAAGGTGACGGCGCGCGTACGCGACCTCCACCTCACGGGTGACGCGCAGGCCTGGTTCACCGTGGCAGGTGAGCGCGAGGCCGAGCTTTCCGGATTCGGCGCCGTGCTCATGCGCAAGGACCCTCCTTTCGACAGCGAGTACTTCTATGCCACCCATCTCCTCGAGCAGGCGGAGCGGGAGAGGGCAAGGGTCTTCAACAGGCCCCGTGCGCTGCGCGACCACCCCGAGAAGCTGGCCATCATGGAGTTTCCCGACCTCATCGGGCCCACGCTCGTGACGCGGGATGCGGGCGACATTCGGCGCTTCCACTCGGAACATGGGGACATCATCCTCAAGCCGTTGGACGGGATGGGCGGCATGGGCATCTTCCGCGTCAAGGCCGACGGACTCAATCTGGGCAGCATCATCGAAACCCTCAACCACGATGGCGCGCAGACCGTCATGGTGCAGAAGTTCCTTCCCGAGATATCCGAGGGAGACAAGCGCGTCCTCATCATCGGAGGCGAGCCTGTACCTTATTGCCTTGCGCGCATTCCCCAGGGATCGGAAGTCCGTGGCAATCTCGCTGCCGGTGGCAAGGGCGTGGCGCGCGCTCTCACTGCCCGCGATGTCGAGATCGGCCGCCGGCTCGGCCCCGTATTGCTGGAGCGGGGCATGCTCCTGGCGGGAGTGGATGTCATCGGCGATTGCGTTACCGAAATCAACGTGACGAGCCCCACCTGTTTCCTGGAGATCTTCGACCAGACAGGATGCGACGTCCCGTCCCTGTTTGTCGATGCGCTGGAGAAACAGTTGAATTTGCGCTGA
- the secE gene encoding preprotein translocase subunit SecE, producing the protein MAASQQIETVSTGADKAKLAAVVVLLIAGIAGFYLLSKQGAAVQWAVLIVAIIAAAAVFAMSESGRRFTGFAKDAWKEVKKVVWPTRKETLQMTAYVFAFVLVMALFLWFTDKTLEWVLYDLILGWRK; encoded by the coding sequence ATGGCAGCGTCTCAGCAAATTGAAACCGTAAGTACAGGCGCCGACAAGGCCAAGCTGGCCGCTGTCGTCGTGTTGCTGATTGCGGGTATTGCCGGTTTCTACCTGCTCTCCAAGCAGGGGGCTGCGGTCCAGTGGGCGGTCCTGATCGTCGCGATCATCGCCGCTGCAGCCGTGTTCGCGATGTCCGAGTCGGGGCGCCGCTTCACCGGTTTCGCCAAGGATGCCTGGAAAGAGGTGAAGAAGGTCGTGTGGCCCACCCGCAAGGAAACCTTGCAGATGACGGCCTACGTGTTTGCCTTCGTTCTGGTGATGGCGCTGTTCCTCTGGTTCACCGACAAGACACTGGAATGGGTGCTCTACGATCTGATCCTGGGCTGGAGGAAATAA